The genome window CCCGCTGCGCGGTGCGAGACAAGCTGAGATATCTGGCGAACAAACTGGATGTCGTTGTAAGAAGGCAGCTTGCTGAGCGGGTGCTTGGTTTGAAGTAGTGCGGTGGCGACAGTGAGATGCTTAGAGCCGTCCATCTCCATGGCTGCGATTGTTCCTGTGTCCAGAGAGTAGGGGTCGTTCATCTTCGCAGGCAGCTCGCCGCTGAACAGACCTGCAGTGCGAACGGCTTCGACGATGATTAACCGAACAATCTCCCCAAGGTAACGTCCGCTAATCATATGCTCAAACGGCTGAAAGTCCGGTCGCATGTGCGTTGCATTGAGCTGATCGTCCCACCGAGTGGTTGGAAATACGTTCTTCCCGAACATACTACACTCGGTGTTAACAAGGACATGCGTGGCTTCGTCTAGCCACTTTTGAGGGTAGCCTTTGTACTTTGTTGAGGCAAGTGATGAAACGGGCAGGTGTATGGAGATATTAAAGCCAGTTCCGAGGATAACGGCAAAGCGCGTTGACGGGTCTTCGTAAGCACGTGATAACAGCGTTGCAGAAGAATCGTTGACAATGGAGTCCATGTGTACCGGCAGGTTCTAGATAGAACGTCAGTGTTCTGTTAATGGGCGATTGCGACGTCAGGCCTACCTTCTTCCTGCACGGGGCCATGATCAGCTCGCTGAGGTCTTGGCCGAGAATACCGTCAGTCGCGTGAAAGCCTTTACCCATGTCGAGAAGGTTTCCACTGCGTGGTGATGTTTGCCTGAATGATGGTTAGCGTTGTATCATCGAATCTGACAGCCGCACATACTCTATAGGGAAGGACCAGGCTAGTCCCATAGGGAAGCTGTCCATGTTGTGGGGTTTCTGAGGAAGAGCCTCTGCAAGTGCGATTTCGATCTTCTCAGCCATCCAGTCAAAGAAATCTGTCCCTCGTCGCTGGCGAATGCTTTCGTCGATCTTGAAGCTCTTCATGTTGACGATGCGCATGTTCTTGGCACCGGGCTGTTTGCCATTTAGCTCCACAAGGGCGATGCGGAACGTAGAACCGCCAACATCGAGTGCCAGATACGTGCCCTTTTCATGACCAGTGGGCAACTTGTGATTGTAGGACGGAAGCATGCAAATATCGCTGGCCTGTAGTTTGGGGGCAAACTGCTCCTTTAGTCCTGCGGAGATTTGTTGTAGCCTTGCAGGCTCAAGCGGTGCTTCCAAGAGGCGCTGCACTTCGCGCAGGAAGTCGTCCGTCGTTCGATCGTAGGTCCGCAAAGTCTCACGCATGTTGCGTTTTCGTGAGGTCAGCGGGAATACCGAGTGGATCAGTGACGGAAGCATGGCGAGCTGTTTCAGAGCCGCGAGTAGGCCCTGCCAAAAGTCGAGCATGAGCTGTTTATGCCAGCAGCAACTAGAGTTGATGGTGGGCAAACAGTGATTGACGTCTGCGGCGCCGTGGTGATCGGAGGCTCGGGTGACGCGGCGGCTTTTGAATCGTCTCAACGTCAGGGAGGAGGGCATGGAGGGGCAGAAAGCAGTGAAAGTAGCAACGACAGCGGGGCCAGGTCTTAGAGTGAAAGTCGTTTGCGTGCGTTATATCAGACTTGCTAAAAACCGCAAGTTCTTGCAGCACTGTGGATTCCAATGCACAGCGACGTTGCTGCGGGCCGGTGGTGACCGATATCGCCTGGTGATACGGCCATCCAGAGCATAAAAGGTTGTATTTGCTAGCAGGCACGGCAGCAAGGACGCTGGTCGCGGACAGCGTCGTTGGCGCCAGGCAAGGCGAGTGCAGGCAGGGCGAGCGTTGGTGGGGTTTCTCTGCTACGTTACATTCGATCACACGCTTAGCCACATAAAGGCGCGAGCCCGGGACTCGAGTGGGTGGCGGCCGCGATTCAGTTAAATTGCAGGCGTCCTGCGGCTGTGGCGATCTCACTTCTCCATGCGTGTGCGACCATAGCCAAAAGATGCGTTAGTAAGCGGGAGCACGTGCCGTTCCGGTTTGGCTGCCGCACTAATTAGTTCCATCCACCAGGTAGCCGTGTTTGGCTAAGGAACGCCTCGGTCAATCTAGTCCAAcgtcgctgctgctgctgctgctgaggcGTTTATGCGCATTGAATATTGAATATTGAATATTGAATATTGAATAGTGATGACTGGAGTACGTAAAGAGGATATGATGGTTTTACGAATTCGATCATGTCCGGCTTTGCGCTGTCAAGACTCCAGACCCCGCCCACGTACGACACTTCCCTCGTGGCGCCAGGGTGCTGTGAGCGAGTGCTCAAGGGCAACTTGGATCGAAGTCCTCGTGTCGTGTACCGTGGCTGGCGAGAACGAGCTTGTGGGGTTGTTCCAACTCGGCGTAGCCAGCAGCAACTCCTTCTGGACGGGTATGCCAGCAAGGACAGCAAGGACAGCAAGGCCAGCAAGGACAGCAAGGCGAGAACGAGGAACAGTCAGGAATGCCAGTTGTGCACGGCGATGACACCAACCGATTGGACGTGTCAGCGCATTCGAAACAACCGTGTTCACCTCTCCACGCAGGGAGCAGATGCTGTTCACCTTTTCCCCAATCAGCAACGCTATCATCGCCGGCTATTGCATGCATCTGAGAAAACCGACAAGAGGGTCGACAGGGCGGTTTCGACTACTGTGTGTTGGATTCACGCTCCATCACTAATCAAGACAAAGGTTTGGATTTGCTTATGCGCTTCATTGGCTGAATTTGCTAGTGCTTGCTATCACTTGATGCAAGTGAAATGAAAAACCGGGGATATCGTGCAGAGACCTGTGTCAACAACTCGGTAGTCTGAGCGTCTGGAATCCAGGCATCGTGACTCTGCGAATGCATGTACAGGAAATATTTCGTGCCAACTGTGGTATCGAACATGCCGTGACCCCGCTTGAGAAAAACATAAGCTTGCACAGATCCCCTTGAAAATTACAATATGATGCTCGTAGAATCGTAAACCGGACAAGTCTCAAACCTTCTCCACGTCGTCGTTTGCAGTCGAGATGCGTGCTTTGGGGGCAACCTCCGCAATGGTCTCGTCGGTGAATTCCATGTCCTTCTCGAGTGGGACGGTATCCTTGACTTTTACGAGAATGACGGGCAGGGCGATCAGCAAGCTAGCAGCAAGAAGCCCCCAGTTGGAGGCGAACATGGTCATGTACGCGATACCGTTGTCATCCAGGCTCCAAGTGATAGCACCACCAGCGGACTGGATGCCCTTGTAGAAGCCAGCGAAGTTGGCAAGCTTGCGGCCGTTATTGGTCAAAGCACCCATGAACCAGTACACGCACGTCTGCCACGCAGCATCGGAGAAACCGTAGAACATGTAGAGGACGAAGGGGCCTGCGTATCCAGAGTCAGACCAGTCTTTCTTGGGGTTGGTCTCGTCTGCGGCCCAGGCGCGGTCGTAGGTCTTCTGGAACATGAATCCGAAGCCCCAGATGATCATGATGGTGCTGAAGAGAGCAGCCCAAGCACACTTGGCGCGAGTCGTGCGACGAACGCCCTTGAAGTCGAGGGCAAAGCCAAAGACGTAGGCGCCGACGATTTGCATAATGTAGTATACCACACCGTTCAGTGCCCTGGTGCGGGTGTTGAAGTAGGCACCGTTGACCTCCGTGAAGTGGTATGTGTAGAACCAGTTGGATGCGAGAAACATGGGGAACAGGGCAACAATATAAGCATCGGTCCTGAAGGTCTCCCAGAGGCCAAGAATTTCGGACTTCCACGAAGGGTGCTTCATGACGATGACCTTGGAGCCATCAGCGCGGATGACATCCTTTGCGTCGACAAGCACCCAGGCGAGCGCAGCACCGATGATGGTGAGGACGAGGAAGCCGACATAGGTGCCGTCGTTGACTGAGGCGGCTGTTGTAGTGTGAATGTTTTGACCGAGAGGGATCTGGGCGTCTGTTAGCATTCATTGTTTGTAACACAGATCAGCGCGTGACGTACCAAACTGCCAATCACAGCACCCAGGTTGAAGATCATCCAAAACCAGGAGATGTAGCGGCCCTTTGACTCCTCGGGAGGGTAGGACATCATGATGGCGCCCTGGGCGCACCAGAGCAGACCGGCGCACACACCGAGAAGCGCACCAGCAAAGGTGGTGAAGCCGAGGTTCCTGGTGTGGTTGTAGCTCAGGTAGGAAGCCACATAGACCGAGTAGCCAATGCCGCCGAAGGACAGGGCCGTGCGGATGCCGAGCTTGTTGGTGAAGGTGCCGGCAAAGAAACCCACGACAGCAAAGGTAGAGTACAGTGCCGTGTTGGCGCGGTTGTTAGCGGTGGGGTCAAGctggccgccgccgcccatGCCATTGAGCGCGTTGAACATGCCCGGGCACATGAAGCAGACCAGTGAGACGATGACCAGCTGGACGGGAGGCGAGGCCATCCAGGGCAGCTTGTAGCCCAGGACGGTGATTTGCTTGTACTTCCATGAGTTGGGCAGGACCAGCGAGCTGCCCTCGTTGAGCGAGTGCTCCGGCGTATGAGCATCATGCGCGGGAACAGCGCTCTTCTCGTCGCTCGTGGTGGTGGACATTGTGCGACGCGCAATGTGGGCAGGCCGTTGGCGTGGTTGCAAGTTGAAGCTGCAAGTTGCGAGGTGCAAGGTGCAAGGTGCAAGGTGCAAAAGTTACCTCGCGAATTGGGTGACGGGACGGTTGACAGGGTGCAAGAGAAGAGCGGGCGAGCGAGCGAGCGAGGTGAAGTTAAGAGACCGGGCCTGACCGCTCAGACCACTGCACGATGGTCCCTAGCTATAATAAGTGGGGTTGGTGAGCCTGGTGAAAGGCGAGGGGAGCGCCCCCCGGTTTTAAGCAGTGCTGTCAGCGCTGAGCCAGGCGTGCCAGCCAGGGTCTCTGGCTCTCTGCCCCCATGCACCGTTCACCATGCACCATTCACCATTCACCATGCACCATGCACCATTCACCATTCACCATTCACCATTCACCATTCACCATTCACCATTCACCATTCACCATTCACCATTCACCATTCACCATTCACCATTCACCGTCCAACAAGCCACAGAGACTTCCCGCACTGGGATCCTAGGGCTGCACGCGACACTCCCCGCCCGGAGAAGAGCAGTCGATGTGCGCCAACGCTGCGCCAACTGGGACCTGAGCTGGCCGTGCCAGCAGGAGGCGTTTGTGTGTCCGGCGCGCTGGCCCTGGCCTGTGCTACCATCCACCGCACAGCGCCGTGCCGTTGTGCATCCATGGCACAATGGTATCGCTGCAGCGGTTTGGTGGCGCGCACGGCCGGCCCCATTCGAAGTTATCTCGACAGCTCGAGGCGGGGATCGCTGTTATCGGCCTAGGCCGCCTATCTCGCAGGGCTTCCAGGCGTTCCTTCCATTTCCTTGGTCGCGCCTGCAGCTACCTGACGCCCGCTAGACCGCCGACGGCTCCACGCCATGCGTGTAACGCTCTCCGCCTTGAATACCACCTCGTTCGCGCCTCGCAATCTTTGCTATCGTCCTCGTCTGGTCTTATCGACCACCACCCccgttgccgttgctgtGCGTGCGTAGACTCTATCGAGCGCAGTGCCTATCTGCCCGTTGCTCGTCCCTTGTCACAGCCAACGACGAAGCTGCCGTCAACAGCATGACCGACACTCATTGCCG of Ascochyta rabiei chromosome 7, complete sequence contains these proteins:
- a CDS encoding Hexokinase, with the protein product MLDFWQGLLAALKQLAMLPSLIHSVFPLTSRKRNMRETLRTYDRTTDDFLREVQRLLEAPLEPARLQQISAGLKEQFAPKLQASDICMLPSYNHKLPTGHEKGTYLALDVGGSTFRIALVELNGKQPGAKNMRIVNMKSFKIDESIRQRRGTDFFDWMAEKIEIALAEALPQKPHNMDSFPMGLAWSFPIEQTSPRSGNLLDMGKGFHATDGILGQDLSELIMAPCRKKNLPVHMDSIVNDSSATLLSRAYEDPSTRFAVILGTGFNISIHLPVSSLASTKYKGYPQKWLDEATHVLVNTECSMFGKNVFPTTRWDDQLNATHMRPDFQPFEHMISGRYLGEIVRLIIVEAVRTAGLFSGELPAKMNDPYSLDTGTIAAMEMDGSKHLTVATALLQTKHPLSKLPSYNDIQFVRQISQLVSHRAAGFLATGIHALWVLRTTSEGLTPASAGRMSIGCNGSVIEKYPLFKELCQSHLDELAIASGAKPKSISLEIAVESAIFGAAVAVCSLESQ